In the Vanacampus margaritifer isolate UIUO_Vmar chromosome 9, RoL_Vmar_1.0, whole genome shotgun sequence genome, TTCTGACCGTCTGGATATGCATGTTAAGTTCATTGAGGACGCTTAACTGTCCAATTAACATCAGAACTACGAGTCAGACGCGCGCTAACCGCTTGAGGGTAAAATCAATGACGGTCTTACCTCGTAAACTGCAGAGAGTGGGGAGCTAGAGGGGGGCAAGGAGTTGTTGACGAAGAAGAAGAGCGCCTCCTCTGGTCTCAACGACACACGCTGGCGGATGAGGAAACACAACTGGCCCACTGAGAGGGAGCGACGGCAGAAAGTAACGTGAGCGCACTAGCcgaggccattttgttttgtgcaaTTAGGAAGGAAAGAAGCATGATGgagaacaggggtgtgtacacttttgtgCACAAGGGCCACAACTAACGGCAAGAATTGGGACACGGTGATTTGTGGatgatgtgaaaaaaataaataaagtatgtaAAAGGGGTAAACgagtttatttaaataataacaattcatgcttatttttcaacttaccgtagtttgaaaataaattatgattTACTAACCAAtaattgaactcattcactgccatagatgtcaaaaattaatttgaactatttctattagttttccacttttgttaataagagtatgaaaacctaaaaaaaaaatgctgtacatttagaacatatataaaatttgcgattaatcgtgagttaattattgaagtcatgtgattaattacaatgacatttttttattcatctgacgcgtttaaaaaaagaagaaaagattataaaaaaattaggggcgtcaggcgattaaaattttaattgtaattactcggatgacttcactagttaactcacgattaatcacaaattttatatctgttctaaatgtacaataaaaaaaattctaggttttcacactcctgttaataaaaaaagggggggggggagtttagctaatagaaatatttaaaatgaatttttgacgtctatagccgtcaatggcagtgaatgagttaataaaagagCAAAATTAAATGTTTGGTATTTGCaaatttgtataaaatatatatgcactGTAGCTTACTGAGTTACTTAGTTGTGGAACTCTTCTTTGCCTAATATAAATGCAGGTGTTGtactgccccccggtggccaaaGCACACACATGGAAAGGCGCACAATGCTAATGTGCATTGGAGCATGAACTCCTGATGCACAAACggtttatttctttacattctcttcAGTTATGTCATTGCAGTATATTTGCTTTACAAAGTACACTACTGTAGAGTGCATTTGAAATGTACCTGTTAAATCTGAGGGCACCAAGTACTTCTTCTTATCCAGTTCAGGAGCTCGTGACCTCTGGGCTCTCTCCACGATGatctgttaagaaaaaaaaacaagaacaatcaGTCTAATAGCTTGTTGTtatctacaaaataaaaaaaatgtgctgttaTGCTGACCGGTATCTTGTCAGGATGCTTGGCCCGGACACGTTCTCCTTCCGCTCTCCTCACCTCCAGCGGTACCATGCGCTGGTACTGACTTGCCATCTGAATTCAACGACACAAGAAAAACCTTAAGCTGACCGACAAGTGCTTTATTTACTGGGCGGACAAATGagaaaagatgacatcaccaagCAGTACATTCATTCATCAAGTGACAGACCACATGACAAGTCTGTTGTAAGGCATGAGGCACGTccgtacatttttgtctttattagtGGTGAGCTATTAATAATATGTagtaacaaaatgaaaaaaaatcacattaacgcTATTTATGTAAAGCATCTTTATTTGTTATGTGGAGTGAACCCGTGTGGCACATTATTATACCAGCCAATAGTATGCTAATTAAGATATAACGGTTTCTGATGCCACAACGTGCACATGATGCATGTCaattttaaatgacaataaataattgcaattgtgttgtttttaaatatgttcagTGTGTTCAAAATGTTAAGGCTCATGTGTGTTTAGCtaactttaaatgtttttcaagtCCGTAGTAAAACAATGTTTTAATATGATATCTCTATATCGCGGATTGTCGCGATATAGAACGTACCCCAGACAGCGCTAAACGGGGGTTCAATTCTAATTTTCGGGCGTgggcggggtggggggaatGCAGTAAACAATAACGACAGACTGGAGCTCAAAACAGTCTCTTTCCTCCCCAAGCGGTTCAGCCACTTATCTCGTTTTTGGCATTCACATATTTTCACGTGCTGGGTCGAAATggtgcaagaaaaaacaaatcgaCAGCTATTGAGCAATAACAATGCCACGTCACGTCACAACAGCCGTGTTGAACTTGACAGCTTGCTAGTCTTGCTTCGACAGCCGAGTTACGATAAACAACGTTATCGAGTCTAATTAGAATGGCATGTTCAATACTAGTTGTCTACATTGTGGTAcagttggttaaaaaaaatagtaacattAATTAACCAGCTGCTAGCGTTGCCTTGAGTCGTCGTTTCTGGTTTACTTACATTCAAGACAGCTAAAATACGTCCTTCTCAAAATCAGAGCAACTTCAAATAACCCCGCTTGTTTGTCGTGTCGCTAAATTAACTATTGTAGAAAAAATACGCTCAAATTCTGTTCTCGGGAATTTAAGAAGTCCAATAGATGTCGACTGTCGTCTTTAGCTCCacgaaaacaataacaaaaaacaccCGGTCGGCCCACAATATTTCTGGCCAATCACAGTTGGACATGTTGATTGACAGTAATGCCCGGCCATTCAGAATTGACTACAGGAGAACATGCTGTGAATTCATTGGTAAACTGTCTCAATTGAACGTCCATTTTGTATGGAGTGACGGGACAATCCGCCAATCGGCGCTTGCGGGACATTTTGTCTACGTGCTCTACGTGCACTGTGTGCGTTGCTGCATACCTTGGGCTCAACGTGAAGGAACTTGTATTGATTGGATTCCTACGCAGCTGTTGGAGGTAAAAAGTAAACCTTTAAAGGTCGAGTACATAATTAAAACAACTTATTTACAACTAATGCTTAATGCTGTGGCTGTTGTCAGCAGAGATGTAGAGCAGACAGCACTGAATCATGAgaggtatattttttgtgtactgtatttaactTACATGACCTTACATATACCTTAAGGGTTTGTAAACTTATTAGCACAAGTGTGAATTAACAAAAGCTAAACGTTGCTTAATGACAAGAAAAATGCTGTAAATCGTCACCAAAACTCACATGCACATCCAACCTCATATCAACTTCAAGCTATGAAAATATCACAATTGTCAcactattttggattttatgggaattaatcattttttgacCATACAGTgggctcataagtttacatacccctcAGGGTGTGTACATTTTCAAgcacaaatgtacacaaaatgcaGTAATTAAAATCAGCTTTCATTTTAGtcaatacatttcaattgggtATAAGTTCCCACTGAAGGTCCTGGTACCAAATGCACTGCCTCTGGATCTCATTAGGTGagtttatataaataaactttccAGTAAGTCTTCCACACGATTGAAATCTGCATTTATTGAAACATATTCAGTGTACCTAAAATGTTCTGTACATTTATTAATAAGTTGCACATTTTTACATTGAGCCATGTCAAGGTCTCTTTGCATGCATGGGCTTACGCTGCAGTAATACATGAACTCATCTTTTCCACTCTAGTAGATATGCAAGTGTATTATTACCCTTAAAACATCTATTGGAAAAcatgtttgctttttaaaaaacatattatagCCACACACTGTTTGTGATGAGGATAGTATTTTTCCACAGGTCCACTCCTCATCTACTGTGGTCTCACATTGCTCCAAAGAGGCAGACTGTTCTTTTGATTAAAAGGCACATTTGGAGACACAAATGTTGAGTCTCCAATCCGTCGTCCCAACAGGAAATGTAAGGCAAGTGGATACACGAGAGTCTCTCGCTTTTTTGTCCCGCTCATACCGCAGCTGTGGCCGTCGTGAGTTTGAGGGCGTCAGACAGATTGCGCTGTCGTACCCTGGAGTTGCTGATCAATTCCAAATGTGAATCCGGGACCCATCCGCGATGCCGATCGGACAGTCTGGTGCCTTCGACCCAATCTGGAGAAAACAATAGAAACtaatgaggggggaaaaatccCCACTCATTCAAATCGGTTTGAAGTTGAGGTGGTCTTACGGTCGCTGCTTTGTTGGTGCACTAGTATGATATCAGCTTTTTCTAATGACAACTCATCCGGCTGCTGGGCCACCACAGCTCTGATACACTGCATCTGTgggaaatctaaaaaaaagatggaaaaggggtaacattttaaaagataTGACATGAAAAACACCAGTTTTTCGAGTTGTTGGTCGATATTTTGACTTCTGCTGACGTCACTtgctaggccacgccccttaaaggcacatatTCAGTACACACAAATCCCCTTTGTTTCTGGACATTCTCTTTCATTACGTTTGCTTTGATACATTTTAAGGCTATTTTACTttcttgggggggggttaattaatggcattcaaattcatttcaatatggaaaTTTGATTTGATCCTGAATACATTAAAGAAATACTGATTTAATATGAAACCAGTAGGGCTCTGAGGTCTGCAGATTCGGGCCAATTAGTGGACCCCAGAgtacaaagcaaacatggtgaagctgtatttagctgttatgctgcactcGAATGTAATAAGATGCCAAAAGAAGTAAAACCAGCctcaagtgtaaatgcttttaaatccaggttaaggttagctttttttctccattttttggaTTAAGGTctttgaaacattttaaatcaatttaacaGTGCGGTCTTGGAGTAATTTTTGTCAAAACAGTCAAACATTATTGTACAGTTATTAAGTCATTCAGGAAATGGCAGCACTAGCAGACCAAGAAACATTCATTCACCTTGTGCGGAAGAAAAATCGACTTCGGGGTGAGGGCGCGAAAGGGCGGATATCCAGCGTAGCTTATCACTCCTGAAAgagacaaaaagagaaaaaaatgagtgcATATTCCCTCAGCCTTTTGTAACTTCATTCAGCCTCTTACTGTGTGTCGGTCCTTAGCAGCAGTGACTTGTGCGACGTGTGCAGCCTGAACAGGTTCTTCTGCAGGGAATGAAGTTTGACGCGGCAGTTTTCTGCCCGCAGCTCCGCCACAGGAGCGTGGTCGATCACCGTAAATCTGCCCCCTCTGGAAGAAACGCGGTACATTAGTAGAAAGTGCAATTTAtgtagaaattgcgtgtgaatccTTAAAGGCCGATGCTGATGTGGAATTTATTGAAATGCGCAATGACACACTTCATAGTCttcagtcaagaaatgtggaagtaggaggtaaataattatattatctCTTTCGTTGGgaattttattgtgaaaatttGAGAATGTGATATACAGTAAGTCAATCCCAAGATGTCATGCTGTTCATTTTGAAGTTGAAATAGTTGGACTAGGTAAAGAAATGTGGACGGAAGAGATACATGTGTAAAATAGCTCTtaaatttgaatgaaatgtGGAAGAAGCAAGTAAATACGTAAAAAGCTCTTAATTTGGGAATTGTATTGCGAAAATTTGCAAATATGGTGAATGTGATAAACAGTTGATGTCCTATTAACCTGAatattttgaagttggaataATTTGAACTGGTCAAGAAATATGGAAGGAGGAGGTAAATATGGAAAATATCCCCCTTCATTTGGgaatattattattgaaatttaggaagatgatttttttttttttaaagtccaaaGTGTTCTGACTTGACCATAGTTTAAatcagtcaagaaatgttgaagaaGGAGGTAAAGAAAAAGTatgaaaagtcattttaaaagaGGTTCTGTGAATGAGCCAAACCGTTTGAACTTATggataactttttttaattaaaaaatctctttcatgtgctttttttttgtaattactgtatgtgaaaacaggcattttttcttttttttttgagttgtgTAAAAATAGTTTCCTGGATTTTGTGAGTCATTTATGagcagaataataataataataataaatcttcaGAAAACCATTTGCTATGctcttcagcattcacacaacaaATCAAATGACAGAAAGGAAGTATTCTCTGATAAGACTGAAGAAGATAAGGCTGCTGCGTCTAGAACATGATGTTGTAAATGATC is a window encoding:
- the LOC144057794 gene encoding gamma-aminobutyric acid receptor-associated protein-like 1, whose protein sequence is MASQYQRMVPLEVRRAEGERVRAKHPDKIPIIVERAQRSRAPELDKKKYLVPSDLTVGQLCFLIRQRVSLRPEEALFFFVNNSLPPSSSPLSAVYEEHHEEDLFLYMSYSNESVYGA